A region from the Sphingopyxis lindanitolerans genome encodes:
- a CDS encoding polysaccharide biosynthesis/export family protein, translating to MPGTPVTALSILPPPEASDVIRSTRLAFVGPFTELRIEVFGVPDLQRDIMTDGEGNFSFPLIGTVAAAGKTPLALADQIRSQLAGKYIRDPQVTVNFKAPTSASALAFQSMAVSVDGEVKRSGAYPVAGRMTLMRAVALAGGLTEFAKLDDVVVFRNVGTKQYVGIYNLGAIRRGNYADPEIFPNDVVVVGDSPQRRMFKDILAATPALLSPLILLSREF from the coding sequence ATGCCTGGGACGCCGGTCACCGCCCTGTCGATCCTGCCGCCGCCCGAAGCGTCGGATGTGATCCGCTCGACCCGATTGGCGTTTGTCGGTCCGTTCACGGAATTGCGCATCGAGGTGTTTGGCGTGCCGGACCTGCAGCGCGACATCATGACGGATGGGGAAGGGAATTTCTCGTTTCCGCTCATCGGGACCGTGGCGGCGGCCGGCAAGACTCCCTTGGCGCTGGCCGATCAGATTCGGTCGCAGCTTGCCGGAAAATATATCCGTGATCCCCAGGTCACGGTGAATTTCAAGGCGCCCACCAGCGCGAGCGCGCTGGCTTTCCAGTCCATGGCGGTGTCGGTCGATGGCGAGGTCAAGCGGTCGGGCGCCTATCCGGTTGCGGGCCGCATGACGCTGATGCGCGCGGTCGCGCTTGCGGGTGGCCTCACCGAATTTGCAAAGCTCGACGATGTGGTGGTGTTCCGGAATGTCGGAACGAAGCAATATGTCGGTATTTATAATCTGGGGGCCATCCGCCGCGGTAATTATGCTGATCCGGAGATATTCCCCAACGACGTGGTCGTCGTCGGCGATTCGCCGCAGCGCCGCATGTTCAAGGATATTCTTGCGGCAACACCGGCACTGCTGTCGCCGCTGATCCTCCTCTCCAGAGAATTTTGA
- a CDS encoding GumC family protein: MNEIVRGPIVPADPMLSPYGEDGEGGYSTSLPEIERILSAILNHRNWVMSAIVGALLLGLLATFLATPEYTSTARIEVLPDSPIDTSVDQQRDRGVVNEIAFYNTQYSLLKSESLAERVVRAGSLTTDKDFIAAFDLEVSDAGMTSAERRSLTDKAVDILLDQLEVSPVRTSSLIDISFSTPSPKLSARLADLWVTQFVQATIDRRFAATSDARKYLEARLETLRQNLETSERSLINYSVSKGIVTVASETDSNGRTRTQTLVGADILQISEALAKAREARISAEAELPNTMTGVAQVNAPTISALRQKRAVAEAELAQMRTTFADDYPTVVALRSEIANLDKSLRDEVGRSSQGNREAYNAALKRERDLEAELNGLTNRYNNQQRESIEMAILQREVDSNRQLYEGLLQRYKEIGVAGVGTNNVSLVDRAKPAERPSSPSLLINLAVALLAGMALAAGLVFLLEKMDSSVRDPQDVLPRFGLPLLGAIPEVLNRPVADAITDKKSAIYEAYFSMMTNLTFLTEHGAPRAIMLTSSRPKEGKSNSSLCLATVLAATGKSVILVDADVRNPSLNRYLDIPNQRGLSHYLSGDEDLNGMISELPKFGFSIITAGKMPPNAAELLGSERLGTLIAKLLERYDHVLIDSPPLLGLADAPLIARRVEGVLFTIEANATKNRAIATALNRLRMSGAKLFGAIVTKVGARNQVYGYGYGYGYGFSYGAEKSDDE; encoded by the coding sequence ATGAACGAGATTGTCCGCGGACCTATCGTGCCTGCCGACCCTATGCTGTCGCCCTACGGAGAAGATGGCGAAGGGGGATATTCCACATCGCTTCCCGAAATCGAGCGCATATTGTCGGCGATCTTGAACCATCGCAATTGGGTGATGTCGGCGATCGTCGGCGCGCTGCTGCTCGGCCTGCTCGCGACGTTCCTCGCGACCCCCGAATATACCTCGACCGCGCGGATTGAAGTCTTGCCCGATTCGCCGATCGATACGTCGGTTGACCAACAGCGCGACCGTGGGGTGGTCAACGAGATTGCCTTCTACAACACGCAATATTCGTTGCTTAAATCGGAATCGCTCGCTGAACGGGTCGTTCGGGCGGGAAGCCTGACCACGGACAAGGATTTCATCGCAGCGTTCGATCTCGAGGTTTCGGATGCGGGAATGACGAGTGCCGAGCGGCGTAGTTTGACGGACAAAGCCGTCGATATCCTGCTCGATCAACTCGAAGTTTCGCCGGTGCGGACCTCAAGCCTTATCGATATCAGCTTTTCGACGCCTTCCCCGAAATTATCTGCAAGACTGGCCGATTTATGGGTGACCCAATTCGTCCAGGCCACGATCGACCGTCGGTTTGCGGCAACGTCCGACGCGCGCAAATATCTTGAGGCGCGACTTGAAACGCTGCGGCAAAATCTGGAAACGTCCGAGCGTTCGCTGATCAACTATTCCGTTTCCAAGGGCATCGTCACCGTCGCATCCGAAACGGACAGCAATGGCAGGACGAGGACGCAGACGCTGGTGGGAGCGGATATCCTCCAGATCAGTGAGGCGCTGGCGAAGGCGCGTGAAGCCCGTATCTCCGCCGAAGCGGAGCTGCCCAATACGATGACGGGGGTCGCGCAGGTCAACGCCCCGACAATCAGCGCGCTGCGTCAGAAGCGCGCAGTGGCCGAGGCTGAGCTCGCGCAGATGCGCACGACCTTTGCCGACGATTATCCGACCGTTGTGGCGCTGCGATCGGAAATCGCGAATCTCGACAAGAGCCTCCGCGACGAAGTGGGTCGCTCGTCGCAAGGGAATCGCGAAGCCTATAACGCCGCATTGAAGCGCGAGCGCGATCTGGAGGCCGAGCTTAATGGGCTGACCAATCGCTATAACAATCAGCAGCGCGAATCGATCGAGATGGCGATCCTGCAACGCGAGGTGGATTCCAATCGCCAGCTTTATGAAGGGCTGCTTCAGCGCTACAAGGAAATCGGCGTTGCGGGCGTGGGAACGAACAATGTATCGCTTGTCGATCGCGCAAAGCCCGCGGAACGCCCGTCGAGCCCGAGCCTGCTGATCAATCTGGCCGTCGCGCTTCTCGCGGGCATGGCCTTGGCCGCCGGCCTGGTGTTCCTGCTCGAAAAGATGGACAGTTCGGTGCGCGATCCGCAGGATGTCCTGCCGCGCTTCGGATTGCCGTTGCTCGGTGCGATTCCCGAAGTGCTCAACAGGCCGGTCGCGGACGCCATCACCGACAAGAAATCGGCGATTTACGAAGCCTATTTTTCGATGATGACGAACCTGACCTTCCTCACCGAACATGGCGCGCCGCGCGCGATCATGCTCACCTCCTCGCGGCCGAAGGAAGGCAAGAGCAATTCGTCGCTTTGTCTTGCGACGGTGCTCGCCGCGACCGGAAAGTCGGTTATCCTCGTCGATGCCGACGTGCGGAACCCGTCGCTCAATCGCTATCTCGACATCCCAAACCAGCGCGGCCTCAGCCATTATCTTTCGGGTGACGAAGATCTGAACGGGATGATCTCCGAACTGCCCAAATTCGGTTTCTCGATCATCACCGCGGGCAAGATGCCGCCCAACGCCGCGGAACTGCTGGGTAGCGAAAGGCTCGGCACACTGATTGCCAAGTTGCTTGAGCGCTATGACCATGTTCTCATCGACTCGCCGCCGCTGCTGGGCCTTGCCGATGCGCCGCTGATCGCGCGCCGGGTCGAAGGCGTGCTGTTCACGATCGAGGCCAATGCGACCAAGAACCGCGCGATCGCGACGGCATTGAACCGGCTGCGGATGTCGGGAGCAAAGCTGTTCGGCGCGATCGTCACCAAGGTGGGTGCCCGGAATCAGGTCTATGGCTACGGCTACGGCTATGGCTATGGCTTCAGCTATGGTGCCGAAAAAAGCGACGACGAATGA
- a CDS encoding SDR family NAD(P)-dependent oxidoreductase, with translation MAVTPISSSPARRVLITGTAGFIGFHLAKLLLAEGFRVCGYDGMTDYYDVRLKQRRHAMLLQAADFTAIEGMLEDQALFDRVADDFRPDVIVHLAAQAGVRYSLENPRAYIDSNIVGSFNVMEAARRLEVAHLLMASTSSVYGANEEMPFIETEKADAQLTIYAATKKANESMAHSYAHLWSLPTTMFRFFTVYGPWGRPDMALYKFVDAIFGGRPIDIYNQGEMYRDFTYVDDLVRGIRLLIDAVPERPSHRPAAGDSLSRVAPFRIVNIGNGQKVKLLDFVEAIEKAVGIPAKRHMMEMQKGDVPATWADSALLQSLTGYRPETDIEEGVAKFVEWYRDYYRND, from the coding sequence ATGGCTGTGACCCCTATATCTTCTTCGCCTGCGCGCCGGGTTCTGATCACGGGCACCGCCGGCTTTATCGGCTTTCATCTTGCGAAGCTGCTGCTTGCCGAGGGGTTCCGCGTTTGCGGCTATGACGGGATGACCGATTATTATGACGTGCGGCTCAAGCAGCGCCGGCACGCCATGCTGCTCCAGGCGGCGGACTTCACCGCCATCGAGGGAATGCTGGAGGATCAGGCGCTGTTCGACCGCGTGGCCGACGATTTCCGGCCGGACGTCATCGTCCACCTCGCCGCCCAGGCGGGCGTGCGCTACAGCCTCGAAAATCCGCGCGCCTATATCGACAGCAATATCGTGGGCAGTTTCAACGTGATGGAAGCGGCGCGACGGTTGGAGGTGGCGCACCTGCTGATGGCCTCCACTTCCTCGGTCTACGGCGCCAATGAGGAGATGCCGTTCATCGAGACGGAAAAGGCGGACGCGCAGCTCACCATCTACGCGGCGACCAAGAAGGCCAATGAGAGCATGGCGCACAGCTATGCGCACCTCTGGAGCCTGCCGACCACCATGTTCCGCTTTTTCACCGTCTATGGCCCGTGGGGACGCCCCGATATGGCGCTCTACAAGTTCGTTGACGCGATTTTCGGCGGCCGCCCGATCGACATTTACAATCAGGGCGAGATGTACCGCGACTTTACCTATGTGGACGATTTGGTCCGCGGCATTCGCCTGCTGATCGACGCGGTGCCCGAGCGTCCGTCGCATAGGCCCGCGGCGGGGGACAGCCTCTCGCGCGTCGCACCGTTCCGGATCGTCAATATCGGCAACGGGCAGAAGGTCAAATTGCTCGATTTTGTCGAAGCGATCGAAAAGGCGGTCGGGATTCCGGCGAAGCGGCATATGATGGAGATGCAAAAAGGCGATGTGCCCGCAACTTGGGCGGACAGCGCTTTGCTCCAGTCGCTGACCGGATATCGGCCCGAAACCGATATAGAAGAGGGCGTTGCCAAATTCGTTGAATGGTATCGCGACTATTATCGAAATGACTGA
- a CDS encoding O-antigen ligase family protein yields MAREDWRRIRAPLAILLALTLWIAVQLIPLAPSIWHALPGRELIVAIDRLLGQPDLWRPISLTPSDTWNSLLAMTVPLAALLVAGRLGAEDMARVMQALVIIAVVSGLLGLLQIVSGGGSPAYLYRITNNGAMVGLFANRNHHAVFQACAVVFAATLLRDELMRRQQNPMIQLGYAAAAILCTTMTMLIGSRAGLVAGGVAFAIGYAMILPAWRGRPAVTRHRAAAAGKGAQWLVYTPPVLIAALLATILFLAGRATSLSRVADNRVAEDLRVLAWPSVQQMAETYWVAGAGFGSFPSVYRIFEADALLQPTYFNHAHNDWVEALITGGLPFALIVAAALIWFGRAAARAGFTRLIKGHRGDYRLPVLAVVGLLAAASAVDYPLRTPSLQVMAIMLLVLFVCPTPATARRE; encoded by the coding sequence ATGGCGCGGGAGGACTGGCGTCGTATCCGCGCGCCGCTGGCGATCCTGCTCGCCCTGACTCTATGGATCGCCGTCCAACTTATTCCCCTGGCACCCTCGATCTGGCACGCCCTGCCTGGCCGCGAGTTGATCGTCGCGATCGATCGGCTCCTTGGGCAGCCGGACCTTTGGCGGCCGATTTCGTTGACGCCCTCCGATACGTGGAACAGTCTCCTCGCGATGACCGTGCCTTTGGCGGCGCTCCTGGTCGCCGGCCGCCTCGGCGCCGAAGACATGGCGCGGGTGATGCAGGCATTGGTGATCATCGCCGTCGTGAGCGGCCTGCTCGGGCTGCTCCAGATCGTTTCGGGCGGTGGAAGCCCCGCCTATCTTTACCGGATCACCAACAATGGTGCGATGGTCGGCCTGTTCGCCAACCGCAACCATCACGCTGTTTTTCAGGCCTGTGCCGTCGTTTTTGCCGCGACGCTCCTGCGCGACGAACTGATGCGGCGGCAGCAAAACCCGATGATTCAGCTTGGCTATGCGGCTGCGGCCATTCTGTGCACCACGATGACGATGCTGATCGGCTCGCGGGCGGGGCTGGTTGCAGGGGGGGTAGCGTTCGCAATCGGTTATGCCATGATCCTGCCGGCATGGCGCGGTCGGCCCGCGGTCACGCGGCATCGTGCGGCGGCGGCCGGGAAGGGCGCGCAGTGGCTCGTCTACACACCGCCGGTGCTGATCGCTGCGCTTCTGGCGACCATCCTTTTCCTGGCTGGCCGCGCGACGTCGCTGAGCCGGGTCGCGGACAACCGGGTCGCGGAGGATCTTCGGGTTCTTGCCTGGCCCAGCGTCCAGCAGATGGCCGAAACCTATTGGGTTGCCGGCGCGGGATTCGGCTCTTTCCCGAGCGTGTACAGGATATTCGAGGCCGATGCCTTGCTGCAGCCCACCTATTTCAACCACGCGCATAATGATTGGGTGGAAGCCCTTATTACCGGAGGCTTACCGTTCGCGCTGATCGTCGCGGCCGCGTTGATATGGTTCGGCCGCGCCGCCGCCCGCGCCGGTTTCACGCGGCTCATCAAGGGGCATCGCGGTGACTATCGATTGCCGGTGCTGGCGGTGGTGGGCTTGCTCGCGGCAGCCAGCGCGGTCGATTATCCGCTGCGCACGCCCTCGCTACAGGTGATGGCGATCATGCTTCTGGTGCTTTTCGTATGTCCCACGCCCGCCACGGCCCGGCGGGAATAG